The Rhodospirillales bacterium genome includes the window TTCATTCAATAAAAAACTCGCCCGTCATGCTGCCGCCATTGCGGAACAACAAGGCGCAACCATCCGATTTATCGATCTCAAGGATTATCCGATGCCGATCTATGACGGCGATTTCGAAGATGAACGCGGTTTGCCTGATAGTGCCAAAGATCTCAAAAAATTGTTCGCGGAAAGTGACGGTTTTCTGATCGCCGCGCCGGAATATAACAGCTCTCTGGCGCCGCTGCTCAAAAATGCGCTCGACTGGATATCCCGCAAAGAAACGGACGACGAACCGCCTTTAATAGCCTTTAAAGGCAAAGTTGCAGCTCTGGTGGCGGCCTCTCCCGGTGGCTATGGCGGCCTGCGCGGGCTGGTACCGCTGCGCATGATGCTCGGCAATATCGGTGTCACGGTCATCCCCGACCAGTTAGCTGTGCCGCAGGCCCACGAAGCTTTTGATGAGAACGATCGTTTGAAAAATCCCGGACAGGTCAAGGCGTTGGAGCATGTGATGACGACATTTATAAATACGACCGGGCGGCTCGCTAAATAAAAATTTCTTGCATTTTTTATAGCAGAATGACTAAAACACTCTCGTTTTGACATATAAAATAATTTGGTCAGGGAGCAAAATATGAACGCATCATCCGGTAATTATCCGCCAGTCGCCCATGAATTTGATAAAAATTCTGGGGTGCCAACACACATAAAAAATCTCCGTACACTTTTGAAAATCGTGAAAAATCGCCATTTCAGAGGACTCATGACGATGGCGGGAACAGATACAAATTTGCTGGAGAAAAAGTTAAAAGCCGATACCGGAGAAAAGTACAATCCGCCTCTTATTGCACCGGGAAAGAAAGCGGCGTCCGCTCTGACAACGCTGACAAAATTAAAAAAACTGATGGAGATGAGAATAATTGATAATCTTTTTCGCGAGACAGGCACCAATATTCCGCGCCTGAGTGCCATTATTGATACGGAGATTGACAAAGAGCGCAAGCTCTCTCCCTTGTCTGTGGCTAAAAATGGCTTTGTTTTCTCCAGAAGCCGAACGGTTCCGGATCATTGCTGTATGCCCTTCTTGGCAGGTCCGGGGACACCCAAACCTACCGGGCAATAAGCACCTGATAGAAGGCATAATATTCGTCGTTTGCGGGATCTTCGACCGTCAGGCAGGCGGCCATCGCCGGTCCGGCACCAACGTCAACGCCCTGAGAGGCATTGAAATAGGTGCCGGTGAAGGCCGGGCTGGCAATGGTTCCCGGCGGGGAAACCAGTCGTTCCGTCGGGGGGAGTCCCGACGGATTGGCAATCCCCAGAGAATTGTTGATCGCGACACAGACATCTTTTTTCACAAAATGCAGCCACAGCGATAACTCCTTGCAATCTGCCGTATTGCAGACGGTGCCGACGTCGGGAAAGGAGTTCTGTCCCGTAAAAGCCCAGGGGCCCCACGGCCGGCTGGGATCCCCGTTGTAAGAGGCTCGAAAGCTTGTATCCAGCCAACCCTCGTTCGGCACGATATAAGTTAATCCGCCGCCGTTAGGGTGAAACACCTTGCAGCCATTATCGGTACAATTCGGGTTGGTGTAACCGGAAACAAAATCATTTTCAAAGCTGATAGCTGTGTCTTCATATCCGTCAATCCCCATGACCTGTATGGCGCGGCGGATACCGTTGGCTTGCTGCATGATATCAGTAGCATAGGATTTAGCGGTTTCCCGCGGGATAGTGGTCGGATCGCCGCTGCGCATAATGTTGCTGACCGCAAAGCTGAGCGAGGCAAACAAGACAATAGCCAGAAAAATATAGATCAGGACGCTGCCGGCTTCTGAATGGGAATGACGCATGATATAATGATCCGGTTGAAAGACAAAGTATCGTCTTCTATCTTTACATTTTATTACAAAGGATGGAACCGCTTCATGCGTTATACCAACAATATCAGGGTTCTGGTGGCCGATAGTGATGACAAAAACCGTAAATATGTTGCCGGTATTCTGGAACTAAACGGCTTTCAGGTCCAGCAAGCTATCGACGGCGGGACGGCGATCAAGGTCGTGGAAGAACAGGGTACCGATCTGGCCGTGGTGCGCTACCGGATGAAGCCGCATGGCGGGCTGGAATTTGCCAAACATCTGTTGGTCAAAGGTCATGATATCGGGGTCATAATGCTGACATCCGAAGCAACAACGGATTTATTGATGGAGGCCGGAAATTACAATATCCGCCAGATCATGGAAAATCCGGTTGAGCCGCAGAGATTTATAGAAACGGTTCGGCGCGTATTGCGCATTTATGGCAAGAACCCAGATGCCATCGGTATGGGTGATGAAAAACAATGGACGCCTGACGAACTCATGCACCGGGCGATTATGCTGGCCCGGCAAAATGCCGATTCGGGGATGGGCGGGCCGTTTGGCGCGGTCGTGGCCGACGCGGCGGGCCGAATTCTGGGCGAGGGCGTGAACGGTGTTAAAACCCGTTGTGATCCGACGGCGCATGCCGAGGTGCTGGCCATTCGCCGGGCGACCGAAAAACGCGCCAGTACCGATCTGACGGGATGTGTTGTCTACAGCAGCTCCGAACCGACGATGCTCGGCGAGGCGCTGATTATTGGCACCGGCATTGAAAAGGTTTTCTATGGCCTGAGTCACGAAGAAACCGGCGCGGCACGCGTCAGCGAAGCCGGGATTATGGGCGAAATCGCCAAACCGCTTTCCCAGCGTACAGTGTCCCACGAACAGCGCGGCCATGACGAGGCGCTGGCCATGTTTTTGCGCGCGGAAGCAGCCAAAAAGACGAGTTAGGCAAGCTCAAATATAGCGTCGATTTCAACAGCCACGCCCAGCGGCAGGGACGGGGCACCCACGGCAAACCGCGCATGCTTTCCGGCGTCACCCAGAACGGCAACCATCAGGTCCGACGCCCCGTTAATAACCTTGGGATGATCGGTAAATTCCGGGGTGCAGTTAACAAATCCGCCCAGCTTGACACAGCGCTTTATCCGCCCCCAGTCACCCTGAACGGCGGCATGGGCCTGTGCCAGGATATTAAGGCCGCAGGCACGGGCAGCTTCGGCGCCTTGTTCCACATCCATATCCGTCCCCAGACGGCCTTTGTGCATCGGTTGACCGTTCAGAAAGGGAATTTGCCCGGCGATAAAAAGCGTGGTGCCGCTGATGACGTAGGGCACGTAATTGGCCGCGGGCGCAGCGGCGGCGGGCAGTTCGATATTTAACTCTTTTAAACGCGTTTCCACATCGGACATGATGGTGTATCCTTTTGCTCTTAAGGGTTGATTCTTGCTTTGTTTTAAGCCATTCCTGTTAAGACGAAAAGGCCAAAGACCATGAAATTTATAAAGCAGCTTCTGGGTGTTCTCTCACCGGTCCATATTACCTGGGTCACGCTGACCAGCGGGGCAAAACGGATGGGCCGGGATAATGCTGGAAATAAATATTATCAATCCCCTGCCCGCGCCGGTTACAACCACCCGCGCCGCTGGGTAATTTACAAGGGCCGCCCCGACGCCGCCAAGGTGCCGCCGGAGTGGCATGGCTGGCTTCATTACCAGACCGACGAGGTACCTGCTGCCGCGGCTGAATCTTTCCGCCGCCCATGGCAAAAAGCGCATAAAGGAAACCGCACGGGCACCAATCAAGCTTATCGTCCGCCGGGGCATATATTAAAGGGCGGCCATCGCCCGGTTGTCACCGGCGATTACGAAGCATGGACTCCGGAATCATAATAGTTTAAAGAGGATATCTATGAAACGCAGTGTAATTGAAACAGTTCTGGGCGCAGTGGTGCTGGTGATTGCCGGGGTCTTTCTGGCATTCAGCTATAATACCGCCAACGTGAAAAAGGTCAGCGGCTATGAAGTGACTGCCGATTTCTCCGGAATCGGCGGATTGGCAGTCGGTGACGATGTCCAGATCAGCGGTGTTAAGATTGGCTCGGTTATCGGGGTGGAACTGGACCCGGAAACCTATCTGGCCCGCGTGCATATGAGCATCGAGCCGGGTATAGAACTGCCCGAAGATACAACGGCGCTGATTTCCTCGACGAGCTTGATGGGCGGGAAATATCTGTTGCTGGAGCCGGGCGCGGCCGAAGACATGATTGCGGCCGGCGGCCGTGTGCAATACACGCAAGCCCCGCAAAATCTTGAACAGCTGCTTGGAAAATTCATTTTCAGCATGCAGAACAAAGATGACAGCGGTGCTCAGTAATCGGCTTTTCATTATAGGATGTCTTGTTGCTGGCCTGTTATGGGCCTTGCCCGCCTACGCCGGGATGCAGGATTACCCTTCCGTTAAACTGCAGGCGCTGGACAAGGGAACGGCCCGGACATCGACCTTTGAGGCGCGCGTCGGCGCAACCGTCCAGTACGGGCCGCTTTACATCAAAGTCCGCGCCTGCCGCAAGGCCCCGCCGATAGACCCTCCTGAATCGGCTGCTTTTCTGCAAATCTGGGAAGTGAACAACAAGACACAGGAGCCGGAATGGATTTTTTCGGGGTGGATGTTTGCCTCTTCGCCGTCTTTGTCGGCAATGGATCATCCGCTTTATGATGTCTGGGTTCTGGATTGTACGGGCGAAGCGCCAGAGGAAGAACAAATCCCGTCAGAAGAAGCTATTGAAGTGCCCGCCATTGAGGGGGCTGTCCTTCCCCCGGAAAACAAAAACGCCGACGAAACCGACGGCGTTTTAGATGATAAAACAATGATACAAACCCCTACATTGCCGGCCGAAGATCAGCAGCTGCCCGCGGTTTATTGAATCCGGTGAAATCCCAGTCTCTATCTTTATTGGCGGCCACGGCCTGCGCCCCTGTCGCAGCCTCTTCAAAAGGCTGTTTGGGAGAGTGATTGGCTAAAACGCCATCCGCAAAATTGCTAATATCAATAAACATAGCGCACCCGCTTTCTTATTCTTTTTACCGTCTCTAATAGAATACCAAAAGCTTAACAGAATGTTAACAAAAAGTCAAATATTATACATAATAAATATTTATTCACATTTTTTATACGGGCAGCGCTTCCCGGTTTTCCAGATAATCGTCAACCAGCCCTTTTTCCGCCAGATCCGGGAAAGTTTCCAAATGAAAATCACAACGCGTTTGTATGGCCATATGCAGGCGTTTTAAATACGCCTCCTTCGGGATTTCATAAATGCCGAACTGTTTCAGATGATCGTTGACAAACTGGGTATCCAGAACACTAAACCCGGCCTTCCACAGCCGGGCGCACAAATGAACCAACGCAATTTTGCTGGCATCGCGGGAACGGGAAAACATGCTCTCCCCCATAAAAGCACCGCCCAGCGCCAGCCCGTAAAGCCCGCCAACCAGTTTTTCGCCATCCCAACATTCTACTGAGTGTGCGAAACCCGCTTCGTGCAAGGCAACAAACAAATTGCGGATCGGGCGGTTGATCCATGTCTCGGCGCGGACATCCGTACTTGCGGCGCAGCCATCAATAACGTCCGCAAAGGCCGTATCAATCCGCACGTCATAGGGCGCCTGCCGCACGGTCTTTTCCAGCCGCCGGGGAATATGAAGCCCGGCAATCGAAAGCTGTCCGCGCCGCGGCGGATCGTACCAGTAAAATTCATCTTCTTCCGCCCGCTCTGCCATCGGGAACAGCCCGTTGGCGTAGGCATTGAGAACATCATTAAGGGTTAAATCATTATTAGACATAAATAAAAACTTTGTGCTATAAGCCCCAATCCATACGCCATTATGAGAGGAAACACGCTTCGTGGCAAAGGGCACGCGTAAAACAGGCAAGAATTTTAAGGAAAAGCTGCGCGATGTCCTTCGTGATCCGGCAACACTTTTTGGTGGGGCTGGACTTTCTATGGCTATTCCGGGCGGCATCATACCAATCATTTTTACTATGATTGAATCAACGATAGCTATAGGCGTTGCCGCATACAGAGAGTTTTCACCATCTGCAAAAAACAGCTCTTTTCTCAAAAAGCATGCAGGGTCGCCAATGATCGCGGAAGGTCTGTCTTTGCTTGCAGCCTCGATTTATTACCTGGATAGAGGGATCAGAACTCAGCAACCCTACGCCCTGAACATGGGAATTGCCTACTTCAACTGGGCGGCCTACACGATTACTAAGGGTGGCCAGATAAATGGCTGGAAACCGAAAAAATTCCCCAACATGTTTGCTCCCGACAATTCCCGGAATTTTTTCTGGCGTGACATGTTTGGCCGCGCCGAATTTTATTCGGCAGCCGCCGTTTTGGCCTTGTCTTCTTATATGATCACGACCATGGGAACACCGGCGCTACTCTGGACAGGGCTAGGATTGGGTATGATGGCGCTTGTTGTCACGGACTCCAAGGTTAACCCCCATCATCGGGCCGTACAGATCAAGAACAGCTTTAACCGTATAGCGGGTAATAAAAATCTGCCGCGTTTGCTCAGGAAACAAACACAGAAAGTCGCCGACAAAGGCCTGTACATGTCGAACAACTTCATCGCAAGAGGAATCTCTTGTGCATTCCAGTATACCGCAGGAGCCACCATGTTAAGCGTTGGTATGATGCAAATGTGGGCGCAAAAAACATTTGTTCCCAACGAAAACGTGTACTTTGGTGTTGGTAATTTCTTGGCCGGGTTTGGGATTGTGGAAGTACTAAAACACGACATCCGGCGTGAAAACCCGTACCAGTCACTCGACCCATTAATAGAAACCTCGAAGAAAACCGGTACAGCCGCACCGGAAATCAGATTACCGGAAATGACCTTAAACGGGAAAACGGTCGACTTTTCACTCCGGCATGATTTTGTGCCCGCCGGGAAAATGAAGTGCGTAAAGCCGGAAAGCCCGGCATTAACGGAAATTGAGAGATACAAAGGCCAAGCCTACCTGATCCCGGCTTAACTTTGATTTCTTTCTGCCAGTTTCTTTTCCAGCCAGTGAATATTGTACGCGCCGCTTTCAAATTCCGGCTGTTCCAAAATCCACTGATGGAGGGGCAGCGTCGTTTTAACGCCCTCGACAACGGTTTCCATGATGGCGCGGCGCATACGGCGCAGGGCTTCTTCGCGGTTCCGGCCGTGGACGATCAGCTTCCCAACCATGGAATCGTAGTAAGGCGGGATCGTATAACCGCCGTAAATGGCCGAATCAAAACGCACCCCAAGCCCGCCGGGGGCATGGAACTGGGTAATCTTGCCGGGAGACGGAATAAAGGTCTCCGGGTCTTCGGCATTGATCCGCACTTCAATGGCATGGCCGCGCAGACGGATTCTCTCTTTTTTGATAGTCAGGGGTTCCCCCGCCGCAACGCGGATCTGCTCGGCGATCAGGTCAATGCCGGTAATCATTTCCGTGACCGGATGCTCCACCTGAATGCGCGTGTTCATTTCCATGAAATAGAATTTGCCGTCTTCATACAAAAATTCGATTGTGCCGGCCCCGACATATCCCATCTCGCGAATAACGTCCGCGGCAAGGGTGCCGATCTGGTTCCGCTCTTCTTCGGTCAGAACGGGGGAGGGCGCTTCTTCAACCAGTTTCTGGTGACGGCGCTGAATGGAACAGTCCCGCTCTCCCAGATGAATGGCGTTTCCATGCATATCCCCGAAAATCTGGACCTCGATATGGCGGGGGTTTTCGAGGAATTTTTCAAAGTAAATCGTGTCATCCCCGAAATTGGCCTTGGCCTCGGCACGCGCAGTGGAATAGGCTTCCATAAAATCTTCTTCCGTACGGACGATCTGCATGCCTTTTCCGCCTCCGCCGGACGCGGCCTTTATCAGGACAGGAAATCCCGCCTCTCTGGCGGCCTTCAGTCCTTCTTCCGCGCTTTCCACCGCGCCGTCAGAGCCGGGCACCACGGGCAGGCCAAGGGCAGAGACCGTTTGCTTGGCCACAACCTTGTCACCCATGCTTTCGATATGCTCCGCCCTGGGGCCGATAAACGTAAAGCCGTGCTCTTCAATCATCCGCGCGAACTGCGCGTTTTCCGACAAAAACCCGTAGCCCGGGTGAATGGCATCCGCGCCGGTAACCGCCGCCGCCGTCAGGATAGAGGGAATATTCAGGTACGAATCCTTAGCGGCGGGCGGGCCAATGCAAACGGACTCGTCGGCCAAACGAACAGCCATGGACGATGCGTCTGCCGTTGAATGGACGGCCACGGACTGAATGCCCATTTCCCGGCAGGCCCGAATGATGCGAAGGGCAATTTCGCCGCGATTGGCTATGAGAACTTTTTCAAACATGGCGAGGGGCCGTTTGTTATTCGATGACCATGAGAACGTCGCCGTACTCAACCGGCTGTCCGTTTTCGACCAA containing:
- a CDS encoding NADH:ubiquinone oxidoreductase subunit NDUFA12, yielding MKFIKQLLGVLSPVHITWVTLTSGAKRMGRDNAGNKYYQSPARAGYNHPRRWVIYKGRPDAAKVPPEWHGWLHYQTDEVPAAAAESFRRPWQKAHKGNRTGTNQAYRPPGHILKGGHRPVVTGDYEAWTPES
- a CDS encoding NAD(P)H-dependent oxidoreductase, whose product is MTDKPTLLILAGSARKDSFNKKLARHAAAIAEQQGATIRFIDLKDYPMPIYDGDFEDERGLPDSAKDLKKLFAESDGFLIAAPEYNSSLAPLLKNALDWISRKETDDEPPLIAFKGKVAALVAASPGGYGGLRGLVPLRMMLGNIGVTVIPDQLAVPQAHEAFDENDRLKNPGQVKALEHVMTTFINTTGRLAK
- a CDS encoding leucyl/phenylalanyl-tRNA--protein transferase; protein product: MSNNDLTLNDVLNAYANGLFPMAERAEEDEFYWYDPPRRGQLSIAGLHIPRRLEKTVRQAPYDVRIDTAFADVIDGCAASTDVRAETWINRPIRNLFVALHEAGFAHSVECWDGEKLVGGLYGLALGGAFMGESMFSRSRDASKIALVHLCARLWKAGFSVLDTQFVNDHLKQFGIYEIPKEAYLKRLHMAIQTRCDFHLETFPDLAEKGLVDDYLENREALPV
- the mlaD gene encoding outer membrane lipid asymmetry maintenance protein MlaD; protein product: MKRSVIETVLGAVVLVIAGVFLAFSYNTANVKKVSGYEVTADFSGIGGLAVGDDVQISGVKIGSVIGVELDPETYLARVHMSIEPGIELPEDTTALISSTSLMGGKYLLLEPGAAEDMIAAGGRVQYTQAPQNLEQLLGKFIFSMQNKDDSGAQ
- a CDS encoding response regulator — encoded protein: MRYTNNIRVLVADSDDKNRKYVAGILELNGFQVQQAIDGGTAIKVVEEQGTDLAVVRYRMKPHGGLEFAKHLLVKGHDIGVIMLTSEATTDLLMEAGNYNIRQIMENPVEPQRFIETVRRVLRIYGKNPDAIGMGDEKQWTPDELMHRAIMLARQNADSGMGGPFGAVVADAAGRILGEGVNGVKTRCDPTAHAEVLAIRRATEKRASTDLTGCVVYSSSEPTMLGEALIIGTGIEKVFYGLSHEETGAARVSEAGIMGEIAKPLSQRTVSHEQRGHDEALAMFLRAEAAKKTS
- the accC gene encoding acetyl-CoA carboxylase biotin carboxylase subunit; the protein is MFEKVLIANRGEIALRIIRACREMGIQSVAVHSTADASSMAVRLADESVCIGPPAAKDSYLNIPSILTAAAVTGADAIHPGYGFLSENAQFARMIEEHGFTFIGPRAEHIESMGDKVVAKQTVSALGLPVVPGSDGAVESAEEGLKAAREAGFPVLIKAASGGGGKGMQIVRTEEDFMEAYSTARAEAKANFGDDTIYFEKFLENPRHIEVQIFGDMHGNAIHLGERDCSIQRRHQKLVEEAPSPVLTEEERNQIGTLAADVIREMGYVGAGTIEFLYEDGKFYFMEMNTRIQVEHPVTEMITGIDLIAEQIRVAAGEPLTIKKERIRLRGHAIEVRINAEDPETFIPSPGKITQFHAPGGLGVRFDSAIYGGYTIPPYYDSMVGKLIVHGRNREEALRRMRRAIMETVVEGVKTTLPLHQWILEQPEFESGAYNIHWLEKKLAERNQS
- a CDS encoding RidA family protein, which gives rise to MSDVETRLKELNIELPAAAAPAANYVPYVISGTTLFIAGQIPFLNGQPMHKGRLGTDMDVEQGAEAARACGLNILAQAHAAVQGDWGRIKRCVKLGGFVNCTPEFTDHPKVINGASDLMVAVLGDAGKHARFAVGAPSLPLGVAVEIDAIFELA
- a CDS encoding DUF2155 domain-containing protein, with amino-acid sequence MQDYPSVKLQALDKGTARTSTFEARVGATVQYGPLYIKVRACRKAPPIDPPESAAFLQIWEVNNKTQEPEWIFSGWMFASSPSLSAMDHPLYDVWVLDCTGEAPEEEQIPSEEAIEVPAIEGAVLPPENKNADETDGVLDDKTMIQTPTLPAEDQQLPAVY